The Halococcus agarilyticus genome includes a region encoding these proteins:
- a CDS encoding transcription initiation factor IIB yields the protein CPECGGRLVSDTEHGETVCTDCGLVVETDEIDRGPEWRAFDSAERDQKSRVGAPTTNMMHDKGLSTNIGWQDKDAYGNSLSSRQRQKMQRLRTWNERFRTRDSKERNLKQALGEIDRMASALGLPDSVRETASVIYRRALDEDLLPGRSIEGVSTSALYAAARQAGTPRSLDEIATVSRV from the coding sequence TGCCCGGAGTGTGGCGGCCGGCTGGTGAGCGACACCGAGCACGGCGAGACCGTCTGTACCGACTGTGGGCTCGTCGTCGAGACCGACGAGATCGACCGTGGGCCGGAGTGGCGCGCGTTCGATTCGGCCGAGCGCGACCAGAAGTCCCGCGTCGGGGCCCCGACGACGAACATGATGCACGACAAGGGCCTCTCGACCAACATCGGCTGGCAGGACAAGGACGCCTACGGCAACAGCCTCTCCAGCCGCCAGCGCCAGAAAATGCAGCGTCTGCGCACCTGGAACGAGCGATTCCGCACCAGGGACTCGAAGGAGCGCAACCTCAAGCAAGCGTTGGGCGAGATCGACCGCATGGCGAGCGCGCTCGGTCTCCCCGACTCCGTGCGCGAGACCGCGAGCGTGATCTACCGTCGCGCGCTCGACGAGGACCTCCTTCCCGGACGCTCCATCGAGGGCGTCTCCACGAGCGCGCTCTACGCCGCCGCCCGACAGGCCGGCACCCCCCGGAGCCTCGACGAGATCGCCACCGTCTCCAGGGTCG